The genomic DNA TATTTTTAGCATATGGTTTGACTCAATGGCGCTATCCCTGGGGGAAGTGGGTAAGGTGGGGAACAATTAGTCTTTCTATACTGTTGATGTGGATGAACTTATTTCCTCTAAGCGGTACTTGGTTAACTCAAAGTTTTACCCCCAATAGTCAATACTATGCTTATTTAGGAAAACCTTGGCATCATCAGGAATTAATTCAAGAAATTATTGATACCGAACCCTACTTAACTGCTAATTTGGGTGTATTACCTTCAACCCCAGAAATCAACCAACATAATTTTAACTACTATGGCGTACAAAAAAACTTTCAAGTTTATGGTCGTCAGGTAGGAGTAAGAATTAAAGAGGTAGATAAAGATGCTAGATCCATGTCTTGGTTTATTACTAAAACTGGCGATCGCCAAGGGCTTTCTGAAGCGCAGTCAGCTATACTTAAACTAGTAGAAACTGGTTCTGATTTTCTACTTCAAAAAGATTGGAATTTACCTGACAATACACTGCTGAAACTTTACCATCGCCGTCAACCTTTTGTAGAAGTTCAACCTGTAAATGGAGAACTCTCTCGCGTCAAATTAGACAAGGTTACTCTACCACCCCAAACACCTCCAGGAAAACTCGTACCCGTCACTTATGAATGGAGTGGAAGTTGGCAAGAATTACAATCTGGATTGGTATTGCTAACCTGGAAAAGAGACACGGAGATAGAAAGACGCGGAGATAGAAAGACAAAGAATAATGAACAGACAACAGACTCCATAGTTAATATAAATAGGTGGTTACACGATCGCGCCATTGGGATGGGAAATCTTCACTCACCCATAGGAATTAAACCACAAGATGGATTTCGGGTAGTCGAACACTTAGCGATGTTTCCTCCAGAGGATTTAGTACCTGGAAATTACACCTTAGAAGGAACTTATCTTAATCGTGTCACTGGGGAAAGCTACCCTATTAGTGTACCAGTTGCGAAGTTAGAAATTGCACCTCAATCTACACCTACCCCATCTCCAGAATTAGATTTAGTCACCCAAATGCGTCTGCTTTCTCAAGGTTTACCCAAAGGTAGAGAAGCATTAGATCCCATCTTTTCAGAAATAGGAAGAATCAATCAATACGATCCAACCCAAGATTATTTAGCACAAGCTGAAAAAACTTTATCATATCGTCTTCAGCAAGAACCAACCAATTTAGAATTTATGTATGCTTTGGCTTTGTCTCAAGCATTACAGCAGAAAATAAACCCGTTAATTGAAACTTTAAAACAAGTCGTTCAACTAGATGCAAATAATCCATATGCACACGCATATTTAGCTTTTATCTATATATATGATTGGCATCCACATCAAGCCGAAATGGCTTTACAACCAGCCATGAATCTCAATCCCAACCTAGTAGAAATTAAAGCTTTGCGAGGAATAGCAGCAATTATGCAAGGTAACTTGATAAAAGGTTGGCAAATTTATCAAGACATTAAACCTTTGTTGTCAGGGAAAGC from Merismopedia glauca CCAP 1448/3 includes the following:
- a CDS encoding glycosyltransferase family 39 protein, producing the protein MQNNQSASLKKDLLIVLGIWIVSSISDRIWISLDRNPPSWDLAKHLNGSLNYWSFFQNTPQLLSGEWWKSLWMLSEKYPPVVYLLTAPFLNWFGIDPDVALLVNLLFSAILIVSVYGIGKNLFGSQVGLFSAVICVLLPRLYIVRLQYLVDYPLTALVIAAFCCLTIWKGLVNTDEKASDRSTLAKNWYWIIGFGFCFGLAMLIKQTTLFFLFFPLLWLGFKYLFSKAWLRLFQLSLGILLGILICGGWYRTNWVFVLSAFGNANVTPARLEGDPPLNTLAAWTHYWNDLPSAVSWVLLLVPIVGLLLATPRLSREVRINRIRLRNVKPNQSLTNQQSTINNQQSTELTLITPTYLSNCISLNKNLIWLGGYFLAAYLINSAFVNKDHRYIMPYLPVVAVFLAYGLTQWRYPWGKWVRWGTISLSILLMWMNLFPLSGTWLTQSFTPNSQYYAYLGKPWHHQELIQEIIDTEPYLTANLGVLPSTPEINQHNFNYYGVQKNFQVYGRQVGVRIKEVDKDARSMSWFITKTGDRQGLSEAQSAILKLVETGSDFLLQKDWNLPDNTLLKLYHRRQPFVEVQPVNGELSRVKLDKVTLPPQTPPGKLVPVTYEWSGSWQELQSGLVLLTWKRDTEIERRGDRKTKNNEQTTDSIVNINRWLHDRAIGMGNLHSPIGIKPQDGFRVVEHLAMFPPEDLVPGNYTLEGTYLNRVTGESYPISVPVAKLEIAPQSTPTPSPELDLVTQMRLLSQGLPKGREALDPIFSEIGRINQYDPTQDYLAQAEKTLSYRLQQEPTNLEFMYALALSQALQQKINPLIETLKQVVQLDANNPYAHAYLAFIYIYDWHPHQAEMALQPAMNLNPNLVEIKALRGIAAIMQGNLIKGWQIYQDIKPLLSGKANK